The Denticeps clupeoides chromosome 4, fDenClu1.1, whole genome shotgun sequence genome segment TGAGATGGCTTCCATCCTTCTGTAAACGACTGTGAATTCTATCTAAATCAGTTCTTCCCAGCTGGTAAACTCCTGTCATTCATTAGTCATTGGAGGAATTTTGGAATTGATTAagagttttgtttatttgctaaAGCATTTTATAGTATCCAGTGTCAGCAATGCtactttacagcattttttaatgGATTGGATATGGATATGGATTAAAGGATTAAATTAATCAAGACAACAGTATAGTTTATTTAAAGTTGTTTTATGTACTGAAGGTTTGgacatgtattcattcattgAAACTATAGTGAAAAAATTGCTTTTGTGGCACAACAGGTCCGCCATATTCACTACAAGTTAAAGGTTTGGATTCACATACTCATtcatgtaattaacaaaaaaacagtggGTTTGAAGGTGTGAATTTGTGGTTCATAGCGAGTGTGtgacccaccaggctactaccaccatttaaCCAGTTAGACAATGAGACAATAATTTTCAGCCTGTCCTGTAGGCTAATGCTGAAGACTCatgaacatgagtgaatgataaaatGATACTTCAAAGTAATACTTATGTAGCTTTCTCCTGCTACATAAAATCTTAAAAATTACCTCCATATTAGTCTCAATAACCACAACAGACtaggtgcgtccaaacattAACTGGTAGTGTGCATCCCTCAAAAAGTAAATTCAGACATGAGGAGGCACAGCAGATGCAATCTGAAGTAAGTACATGGCATCAGGTGATACATTCATATGAGAAAGTTTGTTCTGGGTTTTGTTACAGGGTGCCCTTAAGACACTCATAAATCATATAATTGCATAATCTAGTGCTGTAAATCATTGGTTGAGTGCTTCTGTCTGTCCCAAGGATAGGAGGTAAATAACAAAGCTGTTAACGCTTTTGGTAAACTGTTGGTTGACAATTTTTTGgctaaaatgttattttaaagcTATTTTAAGGTTTGTATTCTATATTTACTTGTTTTTATGAACACCATAATAATCTTGTGTGCCTCAAACTGTCACATGTATGTGCTTTTTGTGtacattcattgttttttttatggttatgaaatatatgttttatttagatTATACaatattgtttgtatttttgtagacaattttaaaataaatatatcaagGAAATTGAGGTCTGAATGGTAAATTAATTTTGTTCTAACAAACAGGACAACGCTATAAACTATTTAAACCAAAATAGATGTGCTGGACTGGAACTAAATTTCCCACAAACTGTTTCCCCCTCTGGTGCAGTTTATTTCATCCagtgtgaacacagtaatcaAACTCAAGCGCGCATCAAGAGACCTACAAAAAGAGGTGGTCTTGTTTCAAAATGCCAAATGCTATCACCtgatttgagaacagtgaattatAGATACATTTTAATccaatttttagttttttcacaGTTCGGTATGACTAATGCACACCACCTCACGTGTTGTCTTGTTATGTGACTTTGGCAACTCCAGTGCGTCAGCACATTGTTTTGAAGTCATAGCCACACTACGCAaccacattttcaaaatgtatgcTCTGCCTAaagtaaatgcatgtaatatactgtaatataaaATCGGCAGAGCAACATACATGTCCCTCCAAACACAGTCCACAACAGCAGACctgtgttgaatttttttttttcgtttcctCGTCGATACATCTGACCTATCAGCAGGGAGAAAGTTCTCACGCTAttagggactttccactctggactgacacactcacacacacatacacactcacacaacctcTGTTATAGTGTATGATTATCAATCTTTAATATTATCTATCAATGCACCGTTCCactttgcacagcaatatttgcactattttactttgcacattgattattcatttcacctgtttagcgctgcctgtctgtctgtctgtctttttgttaattgttactcttgcactgcccaTGTCttctgtttgcactttatgtagcccagtttgtctgtgttgcacacgtgcactttgtcagtatgtaactttgtctaatcgttcaaatgttacatggaGCACCAGATTCTGGAGAGaagtactgtctaacacgtatatagctgaaattacaatTTCAGCTCAAATGACAAAGCTAAACTTCAACTTCATTATACTGCAAAGCCTCTGTCACTGAAATAGTCACAAACCCTCAgacattgaaatattttaagTTCTGATTAAACCTCACTCACTCCAACACCTCACTCACTCCCATCATCCTCCTGTATTCCAAGGCTGTTTTCAGTTTTCCTAGCTTGAGACAAGTTTCTAGTGTACTTTAAATTCAGCATTGCCATCTGCTCCACCCCACCATCATCTCTCATTTCTTTAATGTGTAAAGAAAGAAGGGACTTTACAATGGGAGTAGATTTATCATGCAGTTGTTTGTGCACAGTAAttgtaaaaagtaaatgtattagTCCTGAAAATAGTGCAGCAAATGTGCCCTCTACTGGCAAGCAGGATGTGGACAGGCTGATTCTATGCAGAGGCACTGACAGCTCCATCCTGTGTGGCTGATGAATGGTAGTGGGCTTGGCTAACACTTGTTCTGGTGGTTTCTTGATTACCAGAGGAACTCACACTTTAAAATGGAGTCCATAAAGGGCCATGAGGTTCTTGACCTTAAGGACTCCAGTAAAGTGGCCATGTGGCAGAAGCACAAAGAAGTTTGGTGTTTGGTGGCACAAATGCAATTAACTCCAGAGGCACACTATACGATACACCACACCCAACCCTCTTCATCCTGAGATCCTGCCTTAATTGCTACACTCTTACTCATAAACAGTGTGACAAAGACAATTGACCCTGGCCAGGTAATTGCTGAACAAAAGGTTTTGTAAAAACAGCTGCCTCTTCAAGTATGAATCTACCAAATACGGAGATTTCACATTCCTACATACGACGTACCACATAGATAACGACGTTCATTACAGAGATTGTTGTATCGCTGCACTCGTCTCATTTAAAATTCACTGCACAAACCAGTACAGTGTACTATATCCTGAACATTCATATTACATCTATAGCTATCAGTAAGCCATTCATCTTCAACAATTTTTCCACAAAGAGAGTAAATTTCCCTACCTGACATGAGCGTGAGAAGGcgtgtgaaatttcattttataaaatCCTACACCAATACCATGCGGAGGTGGAAATGATCATCTCTGTTAGTCACTGGAGGATAATGCTTAATTAATACTTAATCACATAATTAATGGTCAAAAGAACAATGTCGTTGATTAACAATTAATTTGTTATCCAGCAGATGGCACATTTGAGTTGTGTGTCACAAACCCTCATTTTAAGTCAAAAGTTTAGTTCTGATTAaacctcacattttttttgtcacccttGATCACGACTCCAGACACCCATTCCCTCCAACACCGCTGTTTCCCATCATCCTCCTGTATTCCAAGGCCATCTCCATCCCCACGCAACTCCCACTCAAACTTTGTTGTTTTGTATGCTTGTGAAGATTGTGCAGATAATTTGTTGGCCCATGGTGGGAAAATGGGCCAAAACACATCATGTGACAAAGAGAGAGTGGTGATTTCATTTTTGGCTGAGAACCCTTTCCCAGACTACCAAGTACAAAATCTGACGTCCAGTGGGGTTTTCAGTTTTCCTATCTTGAGACGAGATTCTAGTTTACATTAAATTCAGGATTGCCATCTGCTCCACCCCACCACCATCTCTCTTTTCCTTAATGTGTAAAGAAAGAAGGCACTTTACATTGGGAGTCGATTAATCATGCAGTTGTTTGTGCACAGTAATTGTAAAAGGGagtttaaaaagtaaatgtgtTTTAGTCCTCTGTCATTAACATCAGGTAAAAAGGCTGTACTCTCTGGAGTACTTAATTGTACAGGATTTTGTGGGCTCCGCACTGGACCCACCGCTTAGTATGACCGTGCACCTGACACATAATAGCTACAAAAGCCTGAGCAGAATCATATGATATTCCACAGATAACTTTATAGTTTGCATTGTATTCGGGGTCATTTCAGGCCATATTTGTAAAAGGACACTAGAGAAATTTACGTGCACTTTGTTTCAGGGCAGAGAATTCCTCATTTATACTTAATacttataattatttaaattgttcTGTATAATGTAACCGTGCCACACAAGTGCACAAGCTTATGCACCCATGTGCGAAGCCATGCTAGGACTATAAAGTCAGTTTCAATTTTCAGGTTCTTTTACAGCTGCCAAACAGCCGTTTTTTTCAGACAGGGTTAGCCCTACCCCTACAGAGTTTGTGATATGAATACGCCCACAGCTTCCTGCCACGAGGAGtgcaacatataaaaaaaagaagaaaaaaagcaccGGCTCAGCGAAATCTCTTGCACACATTTTCAGGCGCGTTACGCTAAACAGACATGTCTAATGACACTTGTAGCGCGCAACACTTCAGGTACCCGCTTTTCACTGCAACCTACAGCCTTGTGCTGGTCGTTGGCCTGCCTCTCAATGCTGTCTCCCTGTGGACGTTCTTCTGCAGACAGCGGCTGAAATCGGTGCCTGTTGTCTACATGGCCAACCTGGCTGTGTCTGACATGCTCTTCATCCTCTCCCTGCCACTGAGGATTGCTTACTTCTCCATGCGTCGGTGGCCCTTTGGCGACTTGGCCTGCATGATTCCCGGGACCCTCTTCTCAGTGAACCTCTACTCCAGTTCCTTCTTCATCACCTTCATCAGCGTGGACCGTATGCTGGCCGTGGTCTACCCTCTCCGCTCACGCTCCCTGCGCTCTTTGCCCATTGCCTGGATGGTCTGTCTGGCGGTCTGGCTGATAATCGCCGGTTTGTCTGTTCCAGTGGCTTTAAACCACAAGGCCAACAACGACTCCAACTGCTCTGTGATTCGATGCTTTGAGAACTACTCACCAGACGAGTGGCAACGTGGTTTCATTATCCTCTGCTTCACAACCGTTGTCGGCATCCTGATTCCCTTTGTCATCATCCTGGGCTGCACCATCGCCATGGTAAGGAAGTTACGAGAAGAGAAGacatgctctctctcttcctcaaaGTCTTCCATTAAGACCCCCCTGAACAAAAGCAAGCTGGTGCGCCTGTTCCAGACCAACCTGTTCATTTATGCGTTGTGCTTCATCCCTTTCCACGTCTCCTTTATACTCTATGGGCTGCACAAGATGAAAGTGCTTCAGTACAACTTTTTCGACGTCCAGACTGTCACCATGTGTTTGGCCAGCACAAACAGTTGCCTGGACCCCCTTATCTATTACTTCAGTTCCAAAAACGTTCGGAGTAATGATTCAAAATTCCAGAAAATGACAAGGATGACAACAACCCAGACAGACATTTGAGGTGAGATTACCGTAAAATGGATAATGCTAGATGGACAGAATACTCTTAAGAAGAACATGACTGCTTTATCCTCTCTGCCAATACCACCTGAAGAAAGCCACAAACGTTCAGCATTGTCGTTAAACTAGGATGCAGTCTAGAAATCTTACATTAACTTAATATTAAACTTAACATTCTGCAAAGATTTGAGGAAGCATGTATATTTATTAAGAGGAAGTTTGTCAGTTTCTCCGCTTTGAAACGATCCACTGACTTATTGCTTGTGTAAACCCCTTGTTTAATTGGATTAAATACAAGTCCTGTGTTCGGTTTTCAATGGAAATATCAGgcatactgcaaaaaaaaataaactgcctTGCAGCTGTAGACAAGTGTTGACTGAAAAAAGCGATTATATATGTGTTCCCACACTAATGCAAGGACTTCCTGGTTGTGAAATAGAGAGATAACAGCCAGTCTTGTTTATAGCAAAATGCCAATGAAGATTTTCATCCTATGTAAGAAAAGAGTGAGCCTATTCATTCTACTCATTAAACGCATCAAGAGGCAAGAAT includes the following:
- the lpar5a gene encoding lysophosphatidic acid receptor 5a, with product MSNDTCSAQHFRYPLFTATYSLVLVVGLPLNAVSLWTFFCRQRLKSVPVVYMANLAVSDMLFILSLPLRIAYFSMRRWPFGDLACMIPGTLFSVNLYSSSFFITFISVDRMLAVVYPLRSRSLRSLPIAWMVCLAVWLIIAGLSVPVALNHKANNDSNCSVIRCFENYSPDEWQRGFIILCFTTVVGILIPFVIILGCTIAMVRKLREEKTCSLSSSKSSIKTPLNKSKLVRLFQTNLFIYALCFIPFHVSFILYGLHKMKVLQYNFFDVQTVTMCLASTNSCLDPLIYYFSSKNVRSNDSKFQKMTRMTTTQTDI